The Nakaseomyces glabratus chromosome H, complete sequence genome segment tcttctacttGGAACAAACACTAAATGGTGTCAGAAGTATGGATCAGCTACTACGCAATTTCGGAATAAATCGTTAGTCAATAAACTATGTCATATCTGGTGATCAAAAGAGTGTGATTAAGAACATATATTTTATGTTACATGAATTATTGTTCTCTGAAAGTTATTCCAATTTGAAGGGACGAGCAATCATCTACGGAACATAATTAGTCATTAAATGATCTGATCCGAGGCTAATCAGGAGCAGTTGAGATAAATAAAAGATAGTCAGAGTGCGACGGTCTACATATCTCTTTACTATACTGTTACTAATACCTCAAAAATACCGAATTAGAAACGTACCTTATTCGTATGACATTACTACAATATGTTTCTGTCAATTAAGGTTGCTTTGATAATTGTATCAAAGTAAAAATAGTTGCTATTCCATACACCGTGTTTCAGGTAACGTTTTCAAAGAATACTGgtttgttttctttatgggtatattttgaaactttctaaaatataaaaaagtgaaaaagttccaacaaaaaaagttttGAGAAAAGGAAAGgaacaaaaatatacagTTACCTGAACAATTATTGAAAGTTTAACCCTCCCCCTGGCGAATTAATTCCATTAGTTTTTGAgcatcaatatttttaattccATATATTGATGCTGTATTGAGTCAGTttaagaaaagaatatcGATTCTAAGGTAATATTAAATGGCATCATCGTCAAATGTAAAGCTGGGAAATACTGAATTTAGAAAGACCCCCGCTGGAAACTTGTTTACTAGTGATATTAAGACAATCTTCTCGATACTATTAATAAGGCTTGATTTAAATGCTCATCTTAATGAAAGGAATAAGAATCCATTCATTTTAGGTTCAAAGCAATATgagttttcattttcattacaGAAAGCTATATGCCTTTTACGAAACTTATGTCTTCTTCCATCAGAGAATAGAGCCTGTCTGAAAGTCTGTTATACTATTGAACAACCATTCTCGCAATTTTTAATGTCAGTATTCATGACAGCAAAGCTACTACATACACCAGCAGATAGGACAAGAAAAGGGCCTAAGGATAAAGTCCTATTACAGCCCACGCCCAAGGGTATAGCTATTCTGCAAGCTTTTTGTCGTAGCATTGGATTGCAAAGGCTACCTGATGTACTGTTCTCATCATTAAACACAATGAATCTGTTCCTCTTCGAACGTAGTGAATTTACTGATAAACTACTCATGAGCCGAGTCCTAATATATCTGCTatttataaaattaatgGGACCATTTCCTAATGTCTGGTCTCCTTCAAAGGAACATGATTATGCTTATGTAGCTTTACCGCAAAATATATCCATTGAAGACATTAAGTTTTCGCTAGACCAGAACGTGATGTTATCGAATTTTGAACCAGACAATATTGCTCCACCAGTAGATACTTTAAAAGGAAGCAATGTATATTTAAATCAATCTAAAATTCTATCTCCACTTGCTCATAAATTTTTTACAAATCCAGACTCTGACTCACACATACAATACTATGTCTCGACTGTAGGTGTTAGATCTAAACCTGATGTCGAAGTTAATTTCAAAACCacaaaaaattatgttTTTACTACAAAAGCTATTTGGCAATGGTTAATGGATTGCTGCGATATATTCTATCCCAGGGATGCAGCACACGTTACCGCCAGATTCCTATTCTATGGGTTATTGGAAGAAGTTCCTGCCAGTCCTGAAAATTACGCGGGATTAAttagtaaaaataaatatgtGAAACTCACTACGTTAGgagaaaatattgtaaaatgGGGGAAAAAGGATGACACTGGCAAAAATCCTCAAGTTGATTCTAAATGTTTGTCAAATTTGGGACAATTAACATCTATTTCTAGAAGTCCCAGtgtttttccttttttaCCAAGACTCTCATATCCATCGTCGAGACAAAATTTAGACAAAATTCTGAAAGAGCCTGGGTTAAGACATTTATTTAGACATCATCTCGAAAAAGAGCATTGCTCAGAAAATTTAAATGCCTACTTAGATGTTAGGCGGTTTCTTCATATGATGGGAGGTTTGAAAAATAAGATGAAATTGGATAATTATAATGATTCTCTGTCTCCGAATtcaattaatattaattattctTTACTATCATCAACTGCTAAAAACAATGAggattttctttctctagTAGGAACCTGTATCGAGACTGCATGCAATATTTATTCAATCTATATTATGAAGGATTCTCCGATGGAAATTAACATAGATTCGAAtctcaaaaataaaattgagaAAATTATCATTGGTTATGTTCAGTACGATTATGAAAAGACTTGTTCAGTCAACAGCATTGAAGCTACCATAGGCAACACTCTGGATAGCGCGTCTGGGCACACATATTTGTTACACAAAAAGAATGGCATATTGAAAGATACTACGATGAAAGAATTCAGTCGAGAAGCTTTTATGAATAAGTTTGGTAAATTAGAAATCAACAATTTGCTATTTATGATCTCAAGTTTAGGTCATTTATACTTGTTATATGAGCATGTTGAGAACGCAACCTACCATATGATGGAGACAGACTCTTTAACTAAATTCTTAGATTCTGCAGTAATTGACAAGATAGGTTCTGCTTTTAGCTTGATTTCTGTCTAATCTTGTAAACCTCTTATTGTAATTACTATAGTACAATTATTGTTTTAAATCATTAATCATTACACAAATGGTTCTCTAAGTACTTGATAACGTATAAAAATAGCTGTAGGTTAAATGTAACTAAAGTGTGGGATTGAATGCAAATTCATTCATTAAAATATCAACATCTTTCCAAACAACATCTGACTCCCAGTTATCCCAATTAGCCATAATTGAGTTAGGTGAATCATTTGTGGGGGTTGTATTGATATGATCATCCGAGAATGGTATTATGAATTGTTGGTTGGTCAAGTCATTGCTAGATTTAATACCAAGGTTGTCGTTCAGTATTGGAGATTGAGCTGTGGATTTTCCGTTTTGCAATTGACGTTCACTAAACTCTCCAGATGTTGCATTTCTATAATCGCTGGTTATTTTAggtttttggtttcttaCAATATCAAACATTGATGTCTCTGGTGGTCTAATTAAGGATTTAgagatttctttttttctaagAACATCTGAATTTGGCCGAATGTATTGATTAAATGTTCCATTTCCTCTATTGTAAGATTCTGGTGACATCTTATTATTCGTGTTTGCGTGGACAGATTGATTATCATAAGTGCTACTATTTGGTGTATTTGTGAGACTACCATTACTGCTTCCAGTAGAAACGTTAATAGGATTTGGATCTAGTGGTATAGTTTCTATAATTCTTCTTGCTTTCATTTCAGGGTTCTTAACATGCGATAGCTTTATATCATTATTCTTAGCATCCTTAGATGTACCTTTTTCAATACCAGAATCagattcatcatcttcgtcattcttttcatcattcTCTCCGGAAATATGAGACCTTTTAGATTCTCTTTCAAGCTTAGCCATACcagatttttcttttaatatatacaagcaatcaaaaaaaacactaaCAGCCATTCTAGATCTTACTGTTATACCTAGATTGAAATTTGTGAATTCTTCTACAAAactgttttctttttttctctgTTCCTTTTTCCAAGATTCATACATGTTAGCGTACAATGACCATATGCTTCTCATTATACCCGACGACCGATAAGCCATATCGTGTTTCAAAACAGAGGCATTAAATGTTAACAAGACTGCATTCTGATATGCTTTTTTCCCGTATGCAACATCAAGCATAGGGGCTAGTGACGAATTTGCTAGTTTACTTATGATG includes the following:
- the SST2 gene encoding GTPase-activating protein SST2 (CAGL0H00374g~Aspartyl protease that degrades alpha-factor), which codes for MASSSNVKLGNTEFRKTPAGNLFTSDIKTIFSILLIRLDLNAHLNERNKNPFILGSKQYEFSFSLQKAICLLRNLCLLPSENRACLKVCYTIEQPFSQFLMSVFMTAKLLHTPADRTRKGPKDKVLLQPTPKGIAILQAFCRSIGLQRLPDVLFSSLNTMNLFLFERSEFTDKLLMSRVLIYLLFIKLMGPFPNVWSPSKEHDYAYVALPQNISIEDIKFSLDQNVMLSNFEPDNIAPPVDTLKGSNVYLNQSKILSPLAHKFFTNPDSDSHIQYYVSTVGVRSKPDVEVNFKTTKNYVFTTKAIWQWLMDCCDIFYPRDAAHVTARFLFYGLLEEVPASPENYAGLISKNKYVKLTTLGENIVKWGKKDDTGKNPQVDSKCLSNLGQLTSISRSPSVFPFLPRLSYPSSRQNLDKILKEPGLRHLFRHHLEKEHCSENLNAYLDVRRFLHMMGGLKNKMKLDNYNDSLSPNSININYSLLSSTAKNNEDFLSLVGTCIETACNIYSIYIMKDSPMEINIDSNLKNKIEKIIIGYVQYDYEKTCSVNSIEATIGNTLDSASGHTYLLHKKNGILKDTTMKEFSREAFMNKFGKLEINNLLFMISSLGHLYLLYEHVENATYHMMETDSLTKFLDSAVIDKIGSAFSLISV